From the genome of Perca flavescens isolate YP-PL-M2 chromosome 12, PFLA_1.0, whole genome shotgun sequence, one region includes:
- the LOC114565527 gene encoding insulin-like growth factor-binding protein 3 — MLTDATMDSRFRALCMTFVLASFTRRSGAVGPVIRCEPCEVGARLLCKPLPKDCAEKVREPGCGCCMTCALSFGQPCGVYTGRCGSGLSCQHQPGETKPLQALLEGRGICANATNKRLTARPTPPVNELPAENIEPQDDERNSTGSGLQTSSSTHRPMLGPLRPPLHPFFPSVKSEVLGREQQKKTQCFKMEDLPGPLIIDQQNFSLETKQEPEYGPCRREIESILSSLKITDILNPRGFRIPNCDKKGFYKKKQCRPSKGRKRGFCWSVDKYGNPLPGFHGKERGDAQYYNSESQ; from the exons ATGCTCACAGACGCCACAATGGATTCCCGTTTTCGCGCACTTTGCATGACTTTTGTTCTGGCATCGTTCACCCGGAGGTCAGGTGCGGTCGGACCGGTTATCAGATGCGAGCCATGTGAAGTTGGAGCGCGGCTTTTGTGCAAACCTTTACCTAAGGACTGCGCCGAGAAAGTCCGCGAACCGGGCTGCGGCTGCTGCATGACTTGCGCTCTGAGCTTCGGCCAGCCGTGCGGCGTGTACACCGGGAGATGTGGCTCCGGACTGAGTTGTCAGCATCAGCCCGGTGAGACGAAACCTCTGCAGGCTCTGCTGGAGGGACGGGGGATTTGTGCAAACGCTACTAATAAACGACTTACCGCCAGACCAACACCTCCAGTCAATGAACTGCCAG CAGAGAATATTGAGCCTCAGGACGATGAGCGGAATTCCACCGGCTCAGGCCTTCAGACCTCATCCAGCACCCACAGACCCATGTTGGGACCCCTGAGACCTCCTCTTCACCCATTTTTCCCCTCTGTCAAGTCAGAGGTCCTCGGACGGGAGCAGCAGAAGAAAACCCAGTGCTTTAAAATGGAGGATCTCCCAGGACCACTTATCATAGACCAACAAAACTTCTCTCTGGAGACAAAACAGGAGCCTGAGTAT GGTCCCTGTCGGAGAGAGATTGAGAGCATTCTCAGCAGCCTCAAGATTACAGACATTCTCAACCCCAGAGGTTTCCGCATACCAAACTGTGACAAGAAGGGCTTCTATAAGAaaaaacag TGCCGTCCATCCAAAGGCAGAAAGCGAGGCTTCTGTTGGTCTGTGGACAAATATGGGAATCCTCTGCCAGGTTTTCATGGGAAGGAGCGAGGAGACGCCCAGTACTACAACTCCGAGAGCCAATAG
- the LOC114565499 gene encoding insulin-like growth factor-binding protein 1, which yields MPELNEKLTSVAVVTLAVLAVVRSSPVVGPEPIRCAACTQEKLDDCPAIPADCKQVLREPGCGCCMACALEKGSSCGVHTAHCGVGLRCTPRPGEAMPLHALTRGHGVCTEDLGQDGAGGVPDHGSLHYLLGLNLPLDHQDSAEGQETIKVNVIRNNLGQEGPCHIELHAAMDMISSSRQTLGEKFTTFYLPNCDRHGFYKPKQCESSLVGPPARCWCVSSWNGKKLSGSSDLLGDSECHQEVTH from the exons ATGCCTGAATTAAATGAGAAGCTGACTTCCGTGGCAGTAGTGACTCTGGCTGTCTTGGCCGTGGTGAGGTCGTCCCCAGTGGTGGGACCGGAGCCAATCCGCTGTGCCGCCTGTACACAGGAGAAACTGGATGACTGTCCTGCCATCCCAGCAGACTGCAAGCAGGTGCTGAGGGAGCCCGGATGCGGCTGCTGCATGGCCTGTGCACTGGAGAAAGGATCGTCCTGTGGGGTTCACACAGCCCACTGTGGTGTGGGTCTCCGCTGCACTCCCAGGCCCGGTGAGGCCATGCCGCTCCACGCTCTGACCAGAGGACACGGAGTCTGCACTGAAGACCTGGGCCAAG ATGGAGCTGGTGGAGTCCCTGACCATGGCTCCCTTCACTACCTGTTGGGTCTCAACCTTCCCTTGGACCACCAAGACTCTGCTGAGGGCCAAGAGACCATCAAAGTCAATGTCATCCGCAATAACCTGGGGCAAGAG GGTCCCTGTCACATTGAGCTGCATGCAGCGATGGACATGATATCCAGCTCTCGGCAGACACTAGGAGAGAAGTTCACAACTTTCTACCTCCCCAACTGTGATCGGCATGGCTTCTACAAGCCAAAGCAG tGTGAGTCATCTCTGGTTGGACCTCCCGCCCGCTGCTGGTGTGTCTCTTCCTGGAATGGGAAGAAGCTCTCAGGATCAAGTGACCTGCTCGGTGACTCAGAGTGTCATCAAGAAGTCACTCACTGA